TTCTCGGGGCCGCCGGGGAAACCGATGCCGATCTCTTCCAGACGGTCATGACCAGTTATGAAAAGTACAACCCTGCAAGGGTCTACTACTCTGCATTCTACGTAGTAAACGGTACGCCTCTGGAAAATCATGAAAACACCGCTCTCTGGCGGGCTAACAGATGGTATCAGGTCGACGCTCTTCTCCGGCTCTACGGGTATGACAGAGCTGAGACCTCTCCGGTCTTCGACGAAAACGGGATGCTGATGAACACTGATCCTAAGATACTTCTCGCGAGAAATCTTCCCGAAGTTGATCCGGCAACCGCAGAGTATGCAGAACTTCTCCGGGTCCCGGGGATTGGTCCAGTGTCTGCCGCGTCCATTCTTAAAATCCGTGACGGCCGAAATATCAGAAACCCCGATATCCTTCGCGAATGCGGCGTTGTTATGAAATGGGCGATGCCGTATCTCTCTCTTGGCCGCACACGGCAGACTACGTTTGCCTCCTGGTGCTGATAAAAACCCCTGCTACAAACAAAGCTATTTGTCAATACGCAGAGAATAACTAAGTAACTTTTTGAATAACGCATAAGGAGAAAAGTATGAACAAAACCATCATCACCGTCTTTGGAAAGGATGCGGTCGGCATCATTGCAAAAGTATGTACCTATTTATCGAATAATCATATCAATGTCGAAGATATATCACAGACAATCGTTCAGGGATACTTCAATATGATGATGATCGTCGACACCAGCAGTTCTGCGGTGCCTTTCGGCGATATGGCCCGCGATCTTGAACAGATCGGTCAGGAGATCGGTGTCCACATCAGATGTCAGCGCGAAGAGATCTTCGAAAAGATGCACCGCATCTAAGGGGCGTCCATGATCAATATCTTCGAGGTAAACGAGACCAATAAAATGATCGAGCAGGAGATGCTCGATGTCAGAACGATCACGCTTGGGATCAGCCTTCTCGACTGCTGCGATACGGATCTTAACCGTCTCAACACGCGGATCTATGAGAAGATCACCCGCATCGCGAAAAATCTTGTCGCTGTCGGGCAAGAAATCGAGCGGGAATACGGCATTCCAATCGTTAATAAACGCATCTCCGTCACGCCTATCGCCCTTGTCGGGGGACAGGCCTGCAGCTCGCCGGAAGACTTCGTCACCATTGCCAAGACTCTTGACCGTGCCGCAAAAGAAGTCGGCGTCAACTTCCTCGGCGGCTACTCGGCCCTGGTGTCCAAAGGAATGACCAAAGCCGAGCGGGATCTTATCCTTTCCATCCCCCAGGCGCTCGCCTGCACCGAGCGGATCTGCAGCTCGGTCAATATCGGTTCCACCAGGACCGGAATCAATATGGATGCGGTCAAACTGATGGGCGAGATCGTTCTCTCGACAGCAGAAGCGACGAAGGACTAGAACTCCCTCGGCTGCGCAAAACTGGTCGTCTTCTGCAATGCTCCTGACGACAATCCGTTCATGGCCGGCGCTTTCCACGGCGTGACCGAAGGAGATGCAGTCATCAATGTCGGCGTCAGCGGCCCCGGTGTTGTGAAGCATGCTCTCGAAGCGGTTCGCGGTAAAAATTTCGAGGTACTCTGCGAGACTGTTAAGAAAACCGCGTTCAAGGTCACCCGCATGGGTCAGCTCGTGGCGCTTGAGGCACCGGAGAGACTGGGTATTCCCTTTGGTATCGTTGATCTTTCCCTTGCACCGACTCCATCGGTCGGCGACAGTGTTGCCGAGATTCTGGAAGAGATGGGTCTTGAATCCATCGGTGCCCCGGGTACGACTGCTGCCCTCGCTCTTCTGAACGATCAGGTCAAGAAAGGTGGTGTGATGGCCAGTTCCTTTGTCGGCGGACTGTCCGGTGCTTTTATTCCTGTGAGTGAGGATCAGGGGATGATCGATGCGGTGAACAGAGGTGCCCTCACGCTTGAGAAACTCGAAGCGATGACCTCGGTATGTTCTGTCGGTCTTGACATGATCGCCATCCCGGGAAATACGCCTGCAACGACGATTGCCGGAATAATCGCAGACGAAGCGGCGATCGGTATGATCAACCAGAAGACGACCGCCGTTCGGCTTATCACCGTGATCGGAAAAGACATCGGCGACACCGTCGAGTTCGGCGGCCTTCTCGGCTATGCCCCCGTTCAGCCGGTGAACAAATTCTCCTGTGCAAATTTCATCAATCGCGGCGGTCGGATTCCTGCACCGATCCACAGTTTCAAAAACTGATTTTTGGCATCACGCCAAATCTGCACTTTTTTAAGAGAGATTCCCTCAGCTAAAACCGGGATGATTTTGCATGAGTGATGCTGGAAGATTCTCTTCTCTTTCTGTTCTATCTGATTGACGGATGCTTTCTCTCTATCGGACAGATTTGTCGCATCTTATGGCTGTGGTCCGGTTCAAAGCCTTCATACGTATCAAAAACCAATATATGAAGCACTATGTGCTTAGAAGAGGTGAACCCGGATGGAGATGGTGATAGTGGACATGTTGAGGGGTTACCTCCTTCGTGGTCATCGGGAGTTTTTTACCGGGCTTTGGACACTGATAATTAGTGTCAGTCTTTCCTTCATTGCGGGTATTTATCTTGGTTTTGTAAGTGCAGTTCTGATTCTGATCCCCGGACTCATGGTGCTCGTCACCCCGTCGATAAATATGCGGGGGGCAATCGCCGGGATTCTTACCTCGCGTCTGTCGTCAGCCATGCACCTTGGAGCATTCGAGACAAAGTTCGGACGGGATACGGAGCTCGGTGACAATCTGCGTTCCTCGATCATTCTCACGGTCATCATCTCAGTTGTTCTGGCGATCTTCGGCAAGATCATCTGTATACTGACCGGAACCGAGGTGATCGGCATTGCCGAAATGATCATCATATCAGTCGTCTCGGGAGTTCTGGCCGGAGTAATCGTTACAGCTGTGGGTATCCTTATTTCGGTGCTTTGTTACAGAAAGAGCTGGAATCTCGACATGGTGGGCGCCCCCGTGGTCACTACATTCGGCGACATTATGACACTGCCGTTTTTGGTTGGGACCGCGATTGTAGTGATGCAGCTCCCGTTCATTGGAAAGGCTATTCTCGGGAT
The sequence above is a segment of the uncultured Methanocorpusculum sp. genome. Coding sequences within it:
- a CDS encoding ACT domain-containing protein, which translates into the protein MNKTIITVFGKDAVGIIAKVCTYLSNNHINVEDISQTIVQGYFNMMMIVDTSSSAVPFGDMARDLEQIGQEIGVHIRCQREEIFEKMHRI
- a CDS encoding magnesium transporter; its protein translation is MEMVIVDMLRGYLLRGHREFFTGLWTLIISVSLSFIAGIYLGFVSAVLILIPGLMVLVTPSINMRGAIAGILTSRLSSAMHLGAFETKFGRDTELGDNLRSSIILTVIISVVLAIFGKIICILTGTEVIGIAEMIIISVVSGVLAGVIVTAVGILISVLCYRKSWNLDMVGAPVVTTFGDIMTLPFLVGTAIVVMQLPFIGKAILGILVIALIIWALISMHWATKTMKDVLREGLPLLTPLCLLGIVAGVLYTNQLEGLIAAASVLILISPFMNGCGSIGGILTSQIGTEMHMGLVDARSFPQSLVWKHFIANYVYALLILPLMGLLSHAAAVLCGITTPGLIPMVLLSLIAGLIVVTVMNLLGYYTAAITYRLGYDPDNFGVPVVTSSIDLIGATSLILVMAVLFV